TGATGGATATACCCGGATGGTCTATCTCTATCCTGCCCGATATCTGCTCAGGCGACCAGTCCTGGGTGAGCTTGGACACCACGTAACCCCTGATCACCTTGCTCTTTAATCGCATCCTGCGGCTTGCCTTTG
This genomic window from candidate division TA06 bacterium B3_TA06 contains:
- a CDS encoding IS30 family transposase — translated: MGRVLGRSPSTISRELRRNPSPTYDFYIDHRAQVRADKRRSKASRRMRLKSKVIRGYVVSKLTQDWSPEQISGRIEIDHPGISI